GATAAAGGCAAGGGAGCTTGCATCCGGTAAGACCACGATTCTCCACCATGTTCCCGCAATGGGATAGAGGTTTCACCCATTGCGGATACAAGTCAAAGTTTAAATCATGCGTCCAGACTATTTTGCCGCCTTCCGGTGCGCCTTGACGCTGTCAAACACCCGGGAGGCAATGCGTCATCCCGGCCTGGCCGTCTCAACCGCGGTACTGGTCATCCGTGACGTGTTCCATCCAGTCCACGACCTTGCCTTTTTTTGCTTCCTGAAGTGCGATATGGGTCATGGCGACATTCGCCGCCGCCCCGTGCCAATGCTTTTCGCCCGGTGCGAACCAGACGACATCACCGGGGCGGATTTCCTCGACAGGGCCACCCTCTCGCTGCGCCCTGCCGAGCCCTGACATC
This portion of the Agrobacterium tumefaciens genome encodes:
- a CDS encoding cupin domain-containing protein — protein: MEILRAGTRASAKGPEAWFTGTVRIDPLFNPFDAERVQGAQVTFEPGARTAWHTHPLGQTLIVMSGLGRAQREGGPVEEIRPGDVVWFAPGEKHWHGAAANVAMTHIALQEAKKGKVVDWMEHVTDDQYRG